Proteins from one Deinococcus actinosclerus genomic window:
- a CDS encoding DUF1345 domain-containing protein, giving the protein MTPTARRPRHAARRLLIGLVAGLLVGLATPRGWPPEARILLGWNVFTLSVMAQLWPLMMRAGPARTRELATREDDSRALAGTITMTAALVSLIGVVFLLSDAHDARGTRELLLTALAVGTVATSWLLVQTEYTLHYARRYYRDGRGVLFPHGEGNLEEPTYWDFAYLSVTIGMTYQVSDTNLNTRAMRRLLLGHALLSFVFGTVIIAVTINGVAGLIQ; this is encoded by the coding sequence ATGACCCCCACCGCCCGGCGTCCCCGCCACGCTGCCCGCCGCCTGCTCATCGGTCTCGTGGCGGGCCTGCTGGTCGGTCTCGCCACACCCCGCGGCTGGCCGCCGGAGGCGCGGATCCTGCTGGGCTGGAACGTCTTCACGCTGTCGGTCATGGCGCAGCTGTGGCCGCTCATGATGCGAGCGGGGCCGGCCCGCACGCGCGAACTCGCCACGCGCGAGGATGACAGCCGGGCGCTGGCCGGGACGATCACCATGACGGCCGCCCTGGTGAGCCTGATCGGGGTGGTGTTCCTGCTGTCCGACGCGCACGACGCCAGGGGCACCCGGGAGCTGCTGCTCACGGCCCTGGCGGTGGGGACGGTCGCCACGAGCTGGCTGCTCGTGCAGACCGAGTACACCCTGCACTACGCCCGGCGCTACTACCGGGATGGACGCGGCGTGCTGTTCCCTCACGGGGAGGGCAACCTGGAGGAGCCCACCTACTGGGATTTCGCGTACCTGAGCGTCACCATCGGCATGACGTATCAGGTGAGCGACACGAACCTGAATACCCGCGCCATGCGCCGCCTGCTGCTGGGGCACGCGCTGCTGTCGTTCGTGTTCGGGACGGTGATCATCGCGGTGACGATCAACGGCGTGGCAGGCCTGATCCAGTAG
- a CDS encoding xanthine dehydrogenase family protein molybdopterin-binding subunit produces MSETRTDKYFGQALKRKEDPRFITGTGNYTDDMVLHGMVHAAMVRSPYAHAKITGINTDSVKDMPGVLRVLTGQDVQEAGLGSIPVGWLLPDLKTPAHPAIALNEANHVGDIVAVVIAETRAQAEDAAAALEVDYDALPAVATTHAALADGAPLVHDDVPGNVAFHWEIGDEAATTEAFKGAARTVRVKLRNHRLVANPIEPRSSLAQFTPAGGDYLLYTTSQNPHIHRLILAAFVMSIPEHKLRVISPDVGGGFGTKIFQYQEEVIVLLASRLIGRPVKWTARRSEAFVSDAQGRDHDTEAELAVSEDGKILGFRVNTHANLGAYQTLFAPAVPTYLYGTLLNGVYKMPAIHAKVTGVMTNTVPVDAYRGAGRPEATYLIERIVDMAAHELNLDPAEFRRQNFIQPDEFPYQTPVALVYDSGDYEPALDQAMQMMNYAALREEQARMKGGKKILGVGLISFLEACGLAPSALVGQLGAQAGQWESSLVRVHPTGKVELYTGSHSHGQGHETAFPQIAADELQIPIEDIELIHGDTGRMPYGWGTYGSRSAAVGGSALKLALQKITAKMKKIAAHLLEASEDDIEHEGGVFRIKGAPDKSKTFFDIALMAHLAHNYPADLEPGLEATAFYDPKNFVYPFGTHIAVVEIDTDTGHVKLRGYGSVDDCGPLINPLIAEGQVHGGVAQGMGQALLEEAAYDEDGNLLAGTYMEYAMPRADDVPFIQHGHTVTPSPHNPLGVKGIGEAGTIASTAAVANAVMDALWHEAGIAHLDMPYTAEKVWRALKDARASQLQAADD; encoded by the coding sequence ATGAGCGAGACCCGGACGGACAAGTATTTCGGTCAGGCCCTCAAGCGCAAGGAGGACCCGCGCTTCATCACCGGCACCGGCAACTACACCGACGACATGGTGCTGCACGGCATGGTGCACGCCGCGATGGTGCGCAGCCCCTACGCACACGCGAAGATCACGGGCATCAACACCGACTCGGTGAAGGACATGCCGGGCGTCCTGCGCGTGCTGACCGGGCAGGACGTGCAGGAGGCCGGGCTGGGCAGCATCCCGGTCGGCTGGCTGCTCCCGGACCTGAAGACGCCCGCGCATCCCGCCATCGCCCTGAACGAAGCGAACCATGTCGGCGACATCGTGGCGGTCGTGATCGCCGAGACGCGCGCGCAGGCCGAGGACGCCGCCGCCGCGCTGGAAGTCGATTACGACGCCCTGCCCGCCGTGGCGACCACCCACGCCGCGCTGGCCGACGGCGCGCCCCTGGTGCACGACGACGTGCCCGGGAACGTCGCCTTCCACTGGGAGATCGGCGACGAGGCCGCCACCACCGAGGCCTTCAAGGGCGCGGCCCGCACCGTCCGCGTGAAACTGCGTAACCACCGGCTGGTCGCCAACCCCATCGAGCCGCGCAGCAGCCTCGCGCAGTTCACCCCGGCGGGCGGCGACTACCTGCTGTACACCACCAGCCAGAACCCCCACATTCACCGCCTGATCCTCGCGGCGTTCGTGATGAGCATCCCCGAACACAAGCTGCGCGTGATCAGCCCCGACGTGGGCGGCGGCTTCGGCACGAAGATCTTCCAGTACCAGGAAGAGGTCATCGTGCTGCTCGCCTCACGCCTGATCGGCCGCCCCGTCAAGTGGACCGCGCGGCGCAGCGAGGCCTTCGTCAGCGACGCGCAGGGCCGCGACCACGACACCGAGGCCGAACTGGCCGTCAGCGAGGACGGCAAGATCCTGGGCTTCCGCGTAAATACCCACGCGAACCTCGGCGCGTACCAGACGCTCTTCGCGCCCGCCGTGCCCACGTACCTGTACGGCACGCTGCTGAACGGCGTGTACAAGATGCCCGCCATTCACGCCAAGGTCACGGGCGTCATGACGAACACCGTGCCCGTGGACGCCTACCGCGGCGCGGGCCGCCCCGAGGCCACGTACCTCATCGAACGGATCGTGGACATGGCCGCGCACGAACTGAACCTCGACCCGGCCGAATTCCGCCGCCAGAACTTCATCCAGCCCGACGAGTTCCCCTACCAGACCCCGGTGGCGCTCGTGTATGACAGCGGCGACTACGAACCCGCGCTGGATCAGGCCATGCAGATGATGAACTACGCCGCGCTGCGCGAGGAACAGGCCCGCATGAAAGGCGGAAAGAAGATTCTGGGCGTGGGCCTGATCTCCTTCCTGGAAGCCTGCGGCTTGGCGCCCAGCGCCCTGGTCGGGCAGCTCGGCGCGCAGGCCGGACAGTGGGAATCGAGCCTCGTGCGCGTGCACCCCACCGGGAAGGTCGAACTGTACACCGGCAGCCACAGCCACGGGCAGGGCCACGAGACGGCCTTCCCGCAGATCGCCGCCGACGAACTCCAGATTCCCATTGAGGACATCGAACTCATCCACGGGGATACCGGCCGCATGCCCTACGGCTGGGGCACCTACGGCAGCCGCTCGGCGGCCGTGGGCGGCAGCGCCCTGAAACTCGCGCTGCAGAAGATCACCGCCAAGATGAAGAAGATCGCCGCGCACCTCCTGGAAGCCAGCGAGGACGACATTGAGCACGAGGGCGGCGTGTTCCGCATCAAGGGCGCGCCGGACAAGAGCAAGACCTTCTTCGACATCGCGCTGATGGCCCACCTCGCGCACAACTACCCCGCTGACCTCGAACCCGGCCTGGAAGCCACCGCCTTCTACGACCCGAAGAACTTCGTGTACCCCTTCGGGACGCACATCGCTGTCGTGGAGATCGACACCGACACCGGCCACGTGAAACTGCGCGGCTACGGCAGCGTGGACGACTGCGGCCCCCTCATCAACCCCCTGATCGCCGAGGGACAGGTGCACGGCGGCGTCGCGCAGGGCATGGGCCAGGCGCTGCTGGAAGAAGCCGCGTACGACGAGGACGGCAACCTGCTGGCCGGGACGTACATGGAGTACGCCATGCCCCGCGCGGACGACGTGCCGTTCATCCAGCACGGCCACACCGTCACCCCCAGCCCCCACAACCCCCTGGGCGTCAAGGGCATCGGCGAGGCCGGCACGATCGCCAGCACCGCCGCCGTCGCCAACGCCGTCATGGACGCCCTGTGGCACGAGGCGGGCATCGCGCACCTCGATATGCCCTACACCGCCGAGAAGGTCTGGCGCGCCCTGAAAGACGCGCGGGCCAGCCAGCTGCAGGCCGCCGACGACTGA
- a CDS encoding FAD binding domain-containing protein, translating to MYPASFEYHKAESVDQALAALAENPDLKVIAGGHSLLPAMKLRLAQPPALLDIWGIQEMKGIRRDGDHWVVGAMTTHADVLRSDLPLFPEVAGWVGDPMVRNRGTIGGSLAHADPSADYPAAALALGVEFVIRGLGGERTVHADDMFQGMFESAVQPGELLTHIRIPATTQASAYEKFRHPASHYAVVGVAVVRHADGSVRAAYTGAAEKAHRLTKLEDAVNGSQAVPTGLVDAGDLLGDRFASAEYRAHLVDVLSARAVERLG from the coding sequence ATGTATCCAGCCAGTTTCGAGTACCACAAGGCCGAGAGTGTCGATCAGGCCCTGGCCGCGCTTGCCGAGAATCCTGACCTGAAGGTCATCGCGGGGGGGCACAGCCTGCTGCCCGCCATGAAGCTCCGGCTGGCGCAGCCGCCCGCGCTGCTGGACATCTGGGGCATCCAGGAGATGAAGGGCATCCGGCGGGACGGGGACCACTGGGTGGTCGGCGCCATGACCACCCACGCGGACGTGCTGCGCAGCGACCTGCCGCTGTTTCCCGAGGTGGCCGGCTGGGTGGGCGACCCGATGGTGCGCAACCGCGGCACCATCGGCGGCAGCCTGGCGCACGCCGACCCCAGCGCCGACTACCCCGCCGCCGCCCTGGCCCTGGGTGTGGAATTCGTCATCCGCGGCCTCGGTGGGGAGCGCACCGTGCACGCCGACGACATGTTCCAGGGCATGTTCGAGAGTGCCGTGCAGCCCGGCGAGCTCCTGACCCACATCCGCATTCCCGCCACCACCCAGGCGAGCGCGTACGAGAAGTTCCGTCACCCCGCCAGCCACTACGCCGTCGTGGGCGTGGCCGTGGTGCGGCACGCGGACGGCAGCGTGCGCGCCGCGTACACCGGCGCGGCCGAGAAGGCGCACCGCCTGACGAAACTGGAGGACGCCGTGAACGGCTCGCAGGCGGTCCCCACCGGACTGGTGGACGCGGGCGACCTTCTCGGGGACCGCTTCGCCAGCGCCGAGTACCGCGCGCACCTCGTGGACGTCCTCTCGGCGCGCGCGGTCGAACGCCTCGGCTGA
- a CDS encoding (2Fe-2S)-binding protein, producing the protein MNVTLTVNGKTYTRDVEPRTLLVHFVREDLGLTGTHVGCDTSQCGACTVHVNGDAVKSCTLLAVQAQGADVTTIEGLGTPGDLHPLQTGFWEEHGLQCGFCTPGMIMASAELLKHNPNPSEDQIRHHLEGNYCRCTGYHNIVKAVQHAAGAMQGASQAADD; encoded by the coding sequence ATGAACGTCACCCTGACAGTGAACGGCAAGACCTACACCCGTGACGTGGAGCCCAGGACGCTCCTCGTCCACTTCGTCCGCGAGGACCTCGGCCTGACCGGCACGCACGTCGGCTGCGACACCAGCCAGTGCGGCGCGTGCACCGTGCACGTGAACGGCGACGCCGTCAAGAGCTGCACCCTCCTGGCCGTCCAGGCGCAGGGCGCCGACGTCACGACCATCGAGGGCCTCGGCACGCCCGGCGACCTGCACCCCCTCCAGACCGGCTTCTGGGAGGAACACGGCCTCCAGTGCGGGTTCTGCACGCCCGGCATGATCATGGCCTCCGCCGAACTCCTCAAGCACAACCCCAACCCCAGCGAGGACCAGATCCGCCACCACCTGGAAGGGAACTACTGCCGCTGCACCGGGTACCACAACATCGTCAAGGCCGTGCAGCACGCCGCCGGTGCCATGCAGGGCGCCTCGCAGGCCGCCGACGACTGA
- a CDS encoding MliC family protein → MKRVILAAAGLMLGVASAATPPVQVNYRVYQYACTGGQNVSVYYVQFGDQPMFAVLDWKGQKYGLAQAISASGARYASLNGPAGARGGLQWWEHQGTAELSTFTGNSTTTTKTLLTGCKTPTR, encoded by the coding sequence ATGAAACGAGTGATCTTGGCCGCCGCTGGACTGATGCTGGGCGTGGCGAGCGCCGCGACGCCACCCGTGCAGGTGAACTACCGCGTCTACCAGTACGCCTGCACGGGCGGGCAGAACGTCAGCGTGTACTACGTGCAGTTCGGGGATCAGCCCATGTTCGCCGTACTGGACTGGAAGGGCCAGAAGTACGGGCTGGCGCAGGCCATCAGCGCCAGCGGCGCCCGCTACGCCAGCCTGAACGGCCCCGCCGGCGCGCGCGGCGGCCTGCAGTGGTGGGAGCACCAAGGTACGGCGGAACTCAGCACCTTCACCGGGAACAGCACCACCACCACGAAAACCCTGCTGACCGGTTGCAAGACCCCGACCCGCTGA